The window CACTCGTGGATTCGATGCGCGAACTGGGCGTCGAACAGATAATCGTCGTCAGCCACGACGAGGAGTTGGTCGGTGCCGCGGACGACCTCGTACAGGTAGAAAAGGATTCGACGACGAACCGGTCGCACGTCGAACACGGCGATTCACTGGTCGAACTTTTGGGATAGGTGTTCGAGCCCTTCGATCGCTGTGTCGGTCAATTCGTACCCGCGTTCACCAGCTACGCGACACTCGCGAACGAGCCCGGCGGCACGAAATTCGGCAAGGAGACCGTGGAAATCGCTCTCGCAGAGAGCATACGATGTGAGGAGTTCCCGAACGGGCACCGCCCCTCGGCTTTCGAGTTCGAGCAACAACCCGATCGACCGCTCGCTGTGGA of the Haladaptatus caseinilyticus genome contains:
- a CDS encoding DUF7346 family protein, encoding MQTVRDESGRRYLLVKRSGESSLVRDPQTGDETYLENERLTSVEGESPLETAARRVPSPTRRILTAVHSERSIGLLLELESRGAVPVRELLTSYALCESDFHGLLAEFRAAGLVRECRVAGERGYELTDTAIEGLEHLSQKFDQ